In Pedobacter heparinus DSM 2366, the following are encoded in one genomic region:
- a CDS encoding SRPBCC family protein, with translation MKKLEFSIAINASPEKVWEIIIGKETYNDWTAPFAEGSSVETDWKKGSKALFLDGKGNGMVSEIVESIPGKFLSIHHLGEVKDGVEDLTGYQGEQWGDALENYTLKEVEGKTVWLVNMDMNEEYVKYMEDTWPLAMAKVKALAENGS, from the coding sequence ATGAAAAAATTAGAATTTAGTATTGCGATTAATGCAAGCCCCGAAAAAGTTTGGGAGATTATCATTGGAAAGGAAACTTACAATGATTGGACAGCACCATTTGCTGAGGGTTCAAGTGTAGAAACGGATTGGAAAAAGGGTAGCAAAGCTTTGTTCCTGGATGGTAAGGGAAACGGAATGGTCTCGGAGATTGTCGAGAGTATTCCTGGTAAATTCCTTTCTATCCATCATCTGGGGGAAGTGAAAGACGGTGTGGAAGATCTTACTGGTTATCAGGGAGAGCAATGGGGAGATGCCCTGGAGAATTATACCCTGAAAGAAGTTGAGGGCAAAACCGTTTGGCTGGTTAATATGGATATGAATGAGGAGTATGTAAAATATATGGAAGATACCTGGCCGCTGGCAATGGCAAAAGTAAAAGCGCTTGCTGAAAATGGCAGTTAA